A window of the Trichoderma asperellum chromosome 4, complete sequence genome harbors these coding sequences:
- a CDS encoding uncharacterized protein (EggNog:ENOG41): protein MEIVLRNKMEKIKRDAWRLKFGNSDIQFSAVLPIFSSIASRANEHISNALTVNPPASLAWGGISVLLPLLLNLSEQDKSLAKGLDYISTLIVRGRLREDLYVRRYELEGDNRQSSALDHLAYKGALEALYQKILKFQAETYCHLTQNFAHRLGLDAVKWNDWEAMIDDVRLQEDALAGLDKLWHDVQYSHDSLEAKKQHEKSLATWITVSEDVSGLRKALEEAAKDHDRKEFLSWLCQVDPSHMYNAARDRHEAGTSEWLMKNQEFLAWEKEERSLLWLHGQAGSGKSILSSSVIKHIDDKYASDPLIAVPYFYFSFTDSQKQKVDVMLASIIKQILAHRPNIPPSAQKLSEYKVSGRRPDTQTLITALKDSIFGFSAVYIIIDALDECPTLSGERKKLTKALHEILDKAPKNLHLLFTSRKESDISSAMRHHLSRFSSYELDLLAYRHIVDDDIGLFIDSILANDDYESWPASVKAEARKSLVEKADGMFQYVRCQFDTLHNLSTVAEIREALQSLPDGLSATYDRMLLSISPNFQPRVMNSLKWLAFSLKPIEVDWLSEIFTFHPEYTFPPDGTEKLFRASDVVKYFSSLVVVADRKVRLAHFSIKEYLTSTKITDGPAAAFGFTEIDAHLHVAHSCLAHHLLHADDIKDEPQFRNKPEVLYSYTSRQWAWHLEMIPSTLWPPEVVQKAVSALNARSKTLAKMISFGPWFFVDATLFLARPLCYTAWLGLPSLTMMLLSHGPGTNNFFTQEDLDMALQHAAYKGVFDMVWGLLDEGANINGEGSMVKAAEHARRKIYDDREYCFALQAAALGGHLEIVKLLINKGAEINAICKECGSALHAAAKGNHLDVMKFLVGHGADIYARSRMGGSVLASSVRDSQDQCFHFLLSEGALKQDDGETALIKAASLHRWDLCYLLLDQGASVNAFTPNRNFGSPLQAACRESWLAITETKFTEFIEFIEHLLDLGADINAQGGEAGNALQTACRLNNISLVKILLDKGADVNALDRHDRNALQASLYALRDRLDLMKLLLSRGAKVNAQSHEGNALQLACVKCCSKDEVSLLLEHGVDIHAKGGEFGTALQAAVAYGHEWLVHELLERGADVNEQGGRYGTALQAAYSRINSKLAQDMVKLLLDHGADVHPKGGAFGSALNAAAANIGLPNSAIQQLLNLGVDINDYDPRHGTALQATLKFYYDGIEGTKLLERLKFLFERGVDANIEAGPFGFALQSAIMANHRGLGISLCENIGLVFLLENCPDININAEGGEFGSALQAAALSGQTESVKLLIQKGANVNAQGGEYKNALNAATVWGYWDIAKILLENGAEPDCYRSENLDEEWLNRMVERCGRGARERYEKIWEMKNPKLDITNEAL from the exons ATGGAAATTGTACTCAGAAATAAAATGGAGAAAATCAAGCGCGACGCTTGGAGGCTCAAATTCGGGAATTCTGATATTCAATTCTCAGCCGTTTTGCCCATCTTCTCGAGCATAGCTAGTAGAGCTAACGAACACATCTCCAATGCTCTTACTGTTAACCCACCCGCCTCGCTTGCATGGGGAGGGATTAGCGTGCTGCTACCT CTTTTGCTTAATCTGTCTGAACAAGATAAATCACTTGCAAAAGGGCTAGATTACATCTCGACGCTTATTGTTAGGGGTCGGTTACGTGAGGATTTATACGTTCGGCGATATGAGCTAGAAGGGGATAACCGCCAGTCTTCAGCTCTTGATCACTTGGCTTACAAGGGGGCTTTAGAGGCTCTATATCAAAAGATATTGAAATTCCAGGCTGAGACTTATTGTCATTTAACTCAAAACTTCGCGCACCGGCTTGGCTTAGATGCTGTCAAGTGGAACGATTGGGAGGCAATGATCGACGATGTGCGCCTGCAAGAAGACGCACTGGCTGGGCTAGACAAGCTCTGGCATGATGTCCAATATAGTCATGATTCTTTGGAAGCAAAGAAACAGCATGAAAAGTCTCTTGCAACTTGGATTACTGTTAGCGAAGATGTTTCTGGCTTACGAAAAGCattggaagaagcagcaaaagacCATGATCGCAAGGAATTTTTGTCCTGGTTATGTCAAGTTGACCCCTCTCATATGTATAACGCAGCTCGTGACAGACATGAAGCTGGAACAAGTGAGTGGCTTATGAAGAATCAAGAATTCTTGGCttgggaaaaagaagagagatctTTGTTGTGGCTTCATGGGCAAG CCGGTTCAGGAAAATCCATCTTGAGCTCTTCAGTCATAAAACATATTGATGATAAATACGCATCTGATCCGCTAATTGCGGTCCCGTACTTCTACTTTAGTTTCACTGATTCTCAGAAACAAAAAGTAGATGTAATGCTTGCATCTATCATTAAGCAGATCTTAGCTCATAGGCCAAATATTCCGCCATCGGCCCAGAAGCTCAGCGAATACAAGGTCAGCGGCAGGCGGCCTGATACTCAAACTCTTATAACCGCACTTAAAGATTCCATTTTTGGATTTTCGGCAGTATATATCATCATTGATGCTCTGGATGAATGCCCAACCCTGAGTGGcgaaaggaagaagctgaCAAAAGCTTTACATGAAATTCTTGATAAAGCACCTaaaaatcttcatcttctcttcaccAGCCGTAAGGAGAGCGATATTAGCTCAGCAATGAGACACCACTTATCACGTTTCTCCAGCTACGAGCTAGATCTACTAGCCTATAGACATATCGTTGATGACGATATTGGTCTGTTTATTGACTCTATTCTTGCAAATGATGATTACGAATCTTGGCCTGCAAGTGTAAAGGCAGAAGCAAGAAAATCGTTGGTTGAGAAAGCGGATGGCAT GTTCCAATATGTTCGCTGCCAGTTCGACACACTTCACAACCTATCAACTGTCGCTGAAATCCGCGAAGCCCTCCAAAGCCTCCCCGATGGTCTGAGTGCAACTTACGACAGGATGCTCTTGAGCATCAGTCCAAATTTTCAACCCCGAGTCATGAATTCGCTAAAATGGCTGGCATTTTCGCTAAAACCCATTGAGGTTGACTGGCTGTCAGAGATCTTTACATTTCACCCTGAATACACTTTCCCTCCTGATGGAACAGAGAAGCTTTTCCGTGCTAGTGACGTCGTGaaatatttttctagttTGGTTGTAGTTGCTGATCGTAAAGTTCGCTTGGCACACTTTTCCATCAAAGAATACCTGACTTCTACAAAAATTACTGACGgaccggcagcagcatttgGGTTTACTGAGATCGACGCTCATTTACACGTTGCACATTCGTGTTTGGCTCACCACTTACTGCACGCCGACGATATCAAAGACGAACCCCAATTCAGAAACAAGCCGGAAGTCTTGTACAGTTATACCAGTAGACAGTGGGCTTGGCATCTCGAGATGATTCCAAGCACACTGTGGCCTCCTGAAGTCGTCCAAAAGGCAGTATCTGCCCTTAATGCCCGCAGCAAGACTCTAGCGAAAATGATATCTTTTGGGCCATGGTTTTTTGTCGATGCAACTTTATTCTTAGCGCGACCACTATGCTACACAGCTTGGCTGGGTCTTCCGAGTCTCACAATGATGCTGCTCTCACACGGCCCTGGAACGAATAACTTTTTTACCCAAGAGGATTTAGATATGGCGTTGCAGCATGCGGCTTATAAGGGAGTTTTTGACATGGTATGGGGGCTTCTTGACGAGGGCGCGAATATTAATGGGGAGGGGAGCATGGTGAAAGCTGCTGAACATGCCAGGCGCAAAATCTACGATGATAGAGAATACTGTTTTGCTCTGCAGGCTGCAGCCTTAGGTGGTCACCTCGAGATCGTGAAGCTTTTGATTAACAAGGGGGCAGAAATTAATGCAATATGCAAGGAATGTGGTTCAGCGTTGCACGCGGCAGCAAAGGGAAATCATCTCGACGTTATGAAATTTCTCGTTGGCCATGGAGCTGACATTTACGCTCGATCGAGAATGGGGGGTAGCGTGCTTGCCTCATCCGTTCGGGATTCTCAAGACCAGtgctttcattttcttctcagcGAAGGTGCCCTGAAACAGGACGACGGAGAAACGGCACTTATCAAGGCGGCATCACTCCATCGCTGGGATTTGTGTTATCTGCTGCTAGATCAAGGGGCAAGCGTAAATGCTTTTACTCCGAACCGTAATTTCGGGTCTCCACTTCAAGCGGCGTGCAGGGAATCATGGCTTGCCATTACAGAGACCAAATTCACCGAGTTTATTGAATTCATTGAGCATCTGTTGGATCTTGGAGCAGATATCAATGCTCAAGGAGGCGAGGCTGGTAATGCCTTGCAAACCGCGTGTCGACTCAACAACATCAGTCTCGTAAAGATACTCTTAGACAAGGGAGCTGATGTGAATGCCCTAGACAGACATGATAGAAACGCGCTGCAAGCTTCTCTTTACGCCTTAAGAGATAGGCTGGATCTCATGAAGTTACTGCTAAGCAGGGGAGCAAAAGTCAATGCTCAGAGTCACGAGGGGAACGCGCTGCAGCTCGCTTGTGTGAAGTGCTGCTCTAAGGACGAAGTATCGCTTCTACTCGAGCATGGAGTCGATATTCATGCTAAAGGAGGAGAATTTGGAACGGCGCTTCAGGCTGCCGTAGCTTATGGGCATGAATGGCTTGTGCATGAGCTGCTTGAACGGGGAGCCGATGTGAATGAGCAGGGCGGCCGTTATGGAACTGCTCTCCAAGCTGCATACAGCCGCATAAACAGCAAGCTTGCACAAGACATGGTAAAACTACTTCTTGACCATGGCGCTGATGTTCATCCCAAAGGCGGTGCTTTTGGCAGCGCCTTGAACGCTGCGGCGGCAAACATCGGCCTTCCGAATAGTGCCATACAGCAGCTGCTGAACTTGGGCGTCGACATCAACGACTATGATCCAAGACACGGCACGGCTTTGCAAGCCACGTTGAAGTTTTACTACGATGGTATTGAAGGAACCAAATTACTCGAAAGGCTTAAGTTTCTGTTTGAGCGCGGTGTTGATGCTAATATTGAGGCGGGGCCTTTTGGCTTCGCCCTCCAGTCAGCAATCATGGCTAATCATAGAGGTCTTGGGATATCTCTCTGTGAAAACATAGGCttagtttttcttcttgaaaaCTGTCCTGATATCAATATCAATGCAGAAGGAGGCGAATTCGGCTCTGCTTTACAGGCAGCGGCATTGTCAGGCCAGACTGAGTCAGTCAAGCTATTGATACAAAAGGGAGCAAACGTTAATGCACAGGGAGGAGAGTACAAAAATGCCTTGAATGCAGCTACTGTCTGGGGATATTGGGATATtgctaaaatattactgGAGAATGGAGCGGAGCCAGACTGTTATCGATCGGAGAATCTAGATGAAGAATGGCTCAATAGGATGGTGGAGAGGTGTGGTCGAGGAGCCCGAGAAAGATACGAAAAGATTTGGGAAATGAAGAACCCAAAGCTTGATATAACCAACGAGGCTTTATAA
- a CDS encoding uncharacterized protein (EggNog:ENOG41), which produces MDNQSIVACESRPESASGRTNSNSSDLPTSHQKTRAAFINRQEYRLNQLIEEGHLVVGSSSLLWVDENGLLVAQGLGNMSNEGHQNPTPLFHAGSWADVDEISKSSSLPRHSWGQEDPGEETIVWGPLLKKLVMKELRLLPTITHSVWKELLADLESLPTAYMSTSAMAEKLQEAIDQESEDSSDLGYFVGYCRNAKEFPEMGLDDISQSMYRLAGVNVHQSESWAALRKINESLANDIFALSHLANKLQKRKAPANQFFQLAEIANELYTTLQGVEMRHKMEKLLEDVKERIKLE; this is translated from the coding sequence ATGGACAACCAGTCAATCGTTGCTTGTGAAAGTCGACCAGAGAGCGCTTCGGGTCGGACAAACTCCAACTCAAGCGATCTACCCACGTCCCATCAGAAGACAAGAGCTGCCTTTATTAATCGTCAAGAATACCGGCTAAATCAGTTAATCGAAGAAGGTCATCTTGTTGTTGGGAGCAGCTCTCTTTTATGGGTTGATGAGAATGGACTTCTTGTAGCTCAAGGTCTCGGAAATATGAGCAACGAAGGGCACCAAAACCCTACTCCTTTATTTCACGCAGGATCATGGGCTGATGTTGATGAAATATCCAAGTCTTCTTCCCTGCCGCGCCACTCGTGGGGCCAAGAAGACCCTGGAGAAGAAACAATTGTCTGGGGTCCCCTTCTAAAGAAGCTCGTCATGAAAGAGTTGAGATTACTGCCCACCATTACTCATTCGGTCTGGAAGGAGCTCTTGGCTGATCTCGAGAGCTTGCCAACTGCCTATATGTCAACATCAGCCATggccgagaagctgcaggaaGCAATTGACCAAGAATCTGAAGATTCGTCAGACCTCGGCTATTTTGTGGGTTATTGCAGGAATGCGAAAGAATTTCCCGAGATGGGCCTGGACGATATTTCACAATCCATGTACAGACTCGCTGGAGTAAACGTCCATCAGAGCGAATCTTGGGCAGCTTTACGCAAGATCAATGAGAGTTTGGCTAATGACATATTTGCTCTTTCTCACTTGGCAAATAAATTGCAGAAACGAAAAGCGCCGGCGAACCAGTTCTTCCAGCTGGCTGAGATCGCTAATGAGCTATATACTACCCTTCAAGGCGTGGAAATGAGGCAtaagatggagaagctgctcgaAGATGTGAAGGAAAGAATAAAGCTGGAATAG